From the Paenibacillus sp. MMS20-IR301 genome, the window AGTACGGCTGCGGATATAATTGATATATAACAAAAGACCGTTTTCATGCAAACGGTCTTTTGTTATGTGATTATAAAAATTATTAAGAAACATAGGAGAATACTAATAAGTTGGGGGAGAAAAGAGGGTTTACAAAGCCGGTATTTAATTATATATATAAGATTCAACTTTATCGTGCTTAAGACCTATAAAGAAAGAGAGAGTGAGTCCATCATATGAATAAAAAGGCGCGTCTGTCCATCCGCACGAAACTAATACTTACATATCTGCTAGTCCTTCTGGCTCCCAGCATCATTATCGGCTGGCTAACCTATCAGTCAGCCAGCGGCAAAGTGGAAGAGCAGCTCACCCGCAATGCCCTTGAGAGTGTGGTTGCAGTGAATGAAATTATTGATGCGAATATTCAAGCGAAGATTGATGATATAAGTTATTTCGCGGCACAGCTTTCGGCTGAGGCTATTAATAATGAAGCTGCGGGAGGGGCCGCGCCTGATCTGAAGACAAGGCTTAAGGAGTATGGCGAGCTGCATTCCGACGTGCTTGATATCTATGCCGGAACAAGCAAAGGCAGCAGCATCCGCGCATCTGATATCCAACTGCCGGACGGCTACGATCCGCGTAAGGAGAATGCGTATATCAATGCGCTTAAAGCCGGCTCAGGCGTTGTGATCTCACCGGTATTCCAGTCGGTAAATAATGAGACAGCGATTGCTATTTCGATGGTGCTCGCCGGCGGAAACGGGGTGGTGGGACTTGATCTTAATCTATCCTCTCTGGCTGATCTGACCGATATTAAGGTAGGCCAGCAAGGGTATATTCTGATTATCGACAGCAGCAAGAAATTCCTTGTCCATCCGGTGGAGACGATTGGCCAGGAATCGACGCTTGATTTCGTAAAGCAGATGTTCGCCGGAGAAAGCGGCAGCTTCGACTATAAGTATGAGGATACCGACAAGAAAATGACCTATATGGTGAATGAGCTGACCGGCTGGAGAATCGGCGGCACCATCAGCAAAAGTGAGGTTTCAAGCGCCACTGAGGATATCCGGCAAACCGTATGGCTGGTGATCTCTGTCTCAGTCCTGCTGGCGCTGTTTCTCATTTACCTCAATGTCTCCTCCATCCTGAAGCCGCTGGTCCGGCTGCGCCGGGCTACGGAAATGATCTCTGCCGGTGACTTGTCGCAGGATATCGGTAATTTCGCAAGCGATGAGATCGGCCTCCTGGCAGAGAACTTCCGTACCATGGTCGGTAATCTGCGGCAGATGATTATCAGCGTGCAGGAGATGACCGATAATGTCTCCTCCTCAGCCGAGCAGCTGACGGCCGGGGCCGAGCAGACTACCAAAGCCATTGAGCATGTTACCACTGCGATCCAGGAGGTTGCATCCGGAACGGAGCGGCAGGTGAGCAGCGTGCACAGGGGAATGGAAAGCACGGCGGCTACAACCAGTGAGGTTGAGCATATCTCCGAATTCATGGGCCAGGTCTCGGCGATGATGGACAAGACCTCGCTCTCGGCTTCAGAGGGTAATGAGTCTGTAATCAGTGTTGTGGATAAGATCAACGGCATTCATGAAACGGTTGAGGAGCTGGGGGGAGTTATTGACAGGCTGAATGAGCGGACCGGACAGATTCAGGGGATTGTCGGCGTAATTACCGGAATCTCACGGCAGACCAACCTGCTGGCACTGAATGCCTCAATTGAAGCGGCCAGAGCAGGTGAGCAGGGCCGGGGCTTCGCTGTAGTAGCCTCAGAGGTACGTAAGCTGGCGGAAGAATCCGAGAAATCAGCGAAAATGATCTCGGAGCAGATTTCGTCCATCCGCACAGAGATGGTTCAGGCTACGGCAACTATGGAATATGCGAAGAACCGGGTATCGGAGGGCATTATGGCAGTGGATACGACCGGGCGTTCCTTCTCACGGATCCGCCGGGCCGTCAAAGGGGCCGCGGAGAAGATTGAAGCGATGAACGGGGCGGTACATACCCTGACGCAGGAAGCGGACAGCATGGATAAGGCCATTCTGGAGATCCGGGGCATTACCCAGGAGGCTGCGGGCAATACCGAGACGATCTCGGCTGCTGCCCAGCAGCAGCTGGCCTCGGTGGAAGAAATCGCTTCCTCCACAGCCGATTTGAGTCATCTTGCCGATGAGCTCCAGCGGCTGGTCGGCCGGTTTAAATTATACACAGATAAACAATAATACGGATAATGAAGGAGAGGAACGATCATGGCAGAGCAATTAAAGGGCATAACTGTAGCCCTGGCCGGTCCGCGCAAGTCTGAGGAGATGGCCAAGCTTGTACACAATATGGGAGGGACCGCAGTGCATCGTCCGGCCCAGGGAACCTCTTTCCTGGATGATGAACTTCTGCGCAGCGGGCTGGCGGACTGGGTTGAACATCCGCCGGATCTGGCGGTGCTGACAACCGGGATGGGACTGGACGCCTTATTCGAGATGGCAGCGAAGCTTGCGCTTGAGGACAGGTTCCTCCAAGTGCTCTCTGCCTCCCCGATCGCAGCACGCGGCTATAAGACGGTGAATGCCCTGAAGAAACGGGGGCTGGAACCGGTGGTGCGTGATGATGACGGCAGCACAAGGGGCCTGATCCGCGGGCTGCAGGACTGGGAGCTGGAGGGGAAGCAGGTTGTACTGCAGCTGCACGGCGAGCCGGCTGTCAGGCTGGTTCAGTGGCTGGAACAGGCGGGTGCATCCGTCCGCTGCGTGCAGCCTTACCGGTACACGCCGCCCGGGCCGGAGGCACTGGCTCTGCTGCTGGCGGAAATTACGGAAGGCAGGGTGGATGCGGTAGCCTTCACCAGCGGACCGCAATTCCGCTTCCTGGCCCAGTATGCACGGGAGCAAGGCCGGCTGGCAGAGCTGGTTGAGGCGCTGGAGACCCGGGTGATTGCAGTATCTGTCGGCCGGATTACCTCGGAAGCACTGAAGGAAGAGGGCGTGCAGCGGATTGTGATGCCGGAGCATGAACGGATGGGCAGCATGTTTGTTGAGCTTGGCAGGTACTTGGCGGCTTCCCGGTAAAATAAAGGCTTCAGCGATCTCAGAGAGTGGCAGGCTGGAATTCCCGTCCGTTAGGGCGGGAATTCTTTATGAGAGGACATCTGTGCAAGGCCCCACTTTGTGGGGGGATTTTATGGACATCTCGGGCTGTTTTCCTTAGAATAATAGGCAACGTTCAACTACAAAGATAAAGATACAAGGAGGAGACACATGGATAAGAGAAAATGCCTGCTGCTTGGCGACTATACTCACCCCCGGTTTCACCCGCTGCAAGGCGTAGACAAGCAGGTCAGCGAAATATTGAATGATCTTCTGACCGTCCAGTGCTCGGAGAATAAGAAGCTGCTGCTAAGCGAGCATCTGGCGGGATATGATCTGTGTATCGCATATAACGAATTATGGAACGAAACGGTATCTCCGCAGCAGACCGCAGGCCTGCTGAGCTATGTGAGCGGCGGCGGCGGACTGATTGTGCTGCATACCGGTGTATCCCTGGCCAAGCGGTATGAGCTGGCTCATCTGATCGGCGGCAGGTTTACCGGACATCCTCCATACGCCCCGCTGAATTTCAAGGTCCGGGAGCATGATATTACGGAAGGCATTGAGGATTTCCAGCTGGATGAAGAGCCGTACCGCTTCGAGTTCGACCCGTTCACGGATAAGAAGATTCTGCTTGAATATGAAGCAGACGGCGAGCTGCTGCCTGCAGCCTGGTGCCATAGCTATGGCCTCGGCCGGGTAGTCTATCTGATGCCGGGCCACCACGAGCCTTCATTCACCCATCCGGCTGTACGCCAGCTCATTCTGCGTGCAGCGACCTGGGCAGCACGTATCCCGAGATAACATCCCGGCTGTAGGGGTGGTTTTGTGAAATGAACCGTTAAGGGGTATACTTTAGAAGATAAGAATTAATGTGTTTTGGGGTCCCCGCAAAGTACCTGAGCAATCACCTGCAGCAAAGCCTCACTTTGTGGGGTTATTATCCATAACTGGAATCTTTGGGAGGAAAGTACCATGAGTGATTTGTTAAAGAAAGCAATCTCTTTAGGAGTGGGCCTCACCATCGTCAGCAAGGAAAAGGTAGAAAAGGTTGTAGATGAGCTTGTAAAGCGGGGCGAGCTTGCGCCTTCAGAATCGAAAGCACTCGTAGACCGGCTGATTGAGCGAGGGGAAGAGGAACGCGGAGCATTCAAATCCGCCGTGCATGAGCAGGTCCAGAAGGTGCTGAAGGAGCTCAAAGTGCCTGTCCAGAGCGATATTGCCGGGCTGGAGTCACGTATAGCCTCACTGGAGAGCCGTGTAGCTGAACTGGAGGGCCAATCTCCCCAGGGAACAGCCGTGCCGGATACGCAAACGGAATAAATGGCAGTCCGCATACGGCATGCCGGGCGGTACCGGGCAATAGCCATGGCGCTTATGCGTCATGGCTTCGGCTATATGGTGGAGGAACTGGGCCTCTACCACCTTCTGTCCCTGCCGCGCCGGATGATTACGCAGGAGGTTCATGAAAGTGTGACACTCGGGGAGCGGATCCGCCGGGTGCTGGAGGAGCTGGGGCCGACTTTTGTCAAATTAGGCCAGCTGGCCAGCACCCGCTCCGATCTGCTGCCCGATTCTATTATACAGGAGCTTGTGAAGCTGCAGGACAGCGTGCCGCCGTTCTCTGCCGAGACCGCCCGCAACATTGTTGAGCAGGAGCTGGACCAGCAGATTGACGCGGTGTTCGAGTACTTCGAGAATCATCCGCTTGCTGCAGCCTCAATCGGTCAAGTGCACCGGGCTGTACTGCATGGCGGTAAGAGTGTGGCGGTCAAAATCCAGCGTCCCGGCATTATGCGGACGATGAGCCGCGATCTGGAGATTCTGCTCGATTTAAGCATCCTTGCCGAGCGGAAGCTGGACTGGGCCAAGCAGTACGGGCTGACCCGGATGGTTGAGGAATTCTCCCGTGCGCTGCTGGCAGAGCTCGATTACGGCCAGGAGGGACGCAATGCAGAGCGGATTGCCGGACAGCTGACCCCACAGGAACGGGTGTATATTCCCGTTATTTATTGGGACTATAGCTCTGCAAGGGTGCTGACTATGGAGTATGTGGACGGGATTACGCTGAACCGCAAGGACGAGCTGCTGAACCAGGGC encodes:
- a CDS encoding methyl-accepting chemotaxis protein, which encodes MNKKARLSIRTKLILTYLLVLLAPSIIIGWLTYQSASGKVEEQLTRNALESVVAVNEIIDANIQAKIDDISYFAAQLSAEAINNEAAGGAAPDLKTRLKEYGELHSDVLDIYAGTSKGSSIRASDIQLPDGYDPRKENAYINALKAGSGVVISPVFQSVNNETAIAISMVLAGGNGVVGLDLNLSSLADLTDIKVGQQGYILIIDSSKKFLVHPVETIGQESTLDFVKQMFAGESGSFDYKYEDTDKKMTYMVNELTGWRIGGTISKSEVSSATEDIRQTVWLVISVSVLLALFLIYLNVSSILKPLVRLRRATEMISAGDLSQDIGNFASDEIGLLAENFRTMVGNLRQMIISVQEMTDNVSSSAEQLTAGAEQTTKAIEHVTTAIQEVASGTERQVSSVHRGMESTAATTSEVEHISEFMGQVSAMMDKTSLSASEGNESVISVVDKINGIHETVEELGGVIDRLNERTGQIQGIVGVITGISRQTNLLALNASIEAARAGEQGRGFAVVASEVRKLAEESEKSAKMISEQISSIRTEMVQATATMEYAKNRVSEGIMAVDTTGRSFSRIRRAVKGAAEKIEAMNGAVHTLTQEADSMDKAILEIRGITQEAAGNTETISAAAQQQLASVEEIASSTADLSHLADELQRLVGRFKLYTDKQ
- a CDS encoding uroporphyrinogen-III synthase, giving the protein MAEQLKGITVALAGPRKSEEMAKLVHNMGGTAVHRPAQGTSFLDDELLRSGLADWVEHPPDLAVLTTGMGLDALFEMAAKLALEDRFLQVLSASPIAARGYKTVNALKKRGLEPVVRDDDGSTRGLIRGLQDWELEGKQVVLQLHGEPAVRLVQWLEQAGASVRCVQPYRYTPPGPEALALLLAEITEGRVDAVAFTSGPQFRFLAQYAREQGRLAELVEALETRVIAVSVGRITSEALKEEGVQRIVMPEHERMGSMFVELGRYLAASR
- a CDS encoding ThuA domain-containing protein: MDKRKCLLLGDYTHPRFHPLQGVDKQVSEILNDLLTVQCSENKKLLLSEHLAGYDLCIAYNELWNETVSPQQTAGLLSYVSGGGGLIVLHTGVSLAKRYELAHLIGGRFTGHPPYAPLNFKVREHDITEGIEDFQLDEEPYRFEFDPFTDKKILLEYEADGELLPAAWCHSYGLGRVVYLMPGHHEPSFTHPAVRQLILRAATWAARIPR
- a CDS encoding phasin-related domain-containing protein — protein: MSDLLKKAISLGVGLTIVSKEKVEKVVDELVKRGELAPSESKALVDRLIERGEEERGAFKSAVHEQVQKVLKELKVPVQSDIAGLESRIASLESRVAELEGQSPQGTAVPDTQTE